A region from the Papaver somniferum cultivar HN1 unplaced genomic scaffold, ASM357369v1 unplaced-scaffold_125, whole genome shotgun sequence genome encodes:
- the LOC113331392 gene encoding F-box/LRR-repeat protein At3g26922-like: MVPLFQEVSLFQNSRALGSVEFDLPGDCWNAQHFSNCPVLENLSLEDCSLSDMRNFCISIPTLKLLKVYTWDEDGLQDCAFKINAPNLVSLTYCGRVAKEYILSSFQTLESAEVLFCKYDALSIMDDWLLPLLASALEPGSAAAPALTAY; this comes from the exons ATGGTACCACTCTTCCAAGAAGTTTCGCTTTTCCAAAACTCAAGAGCCTTAGGCTCGGTGGAGTTCGATTTGCCGGGTGATTGTTGGAATGCGCAACACTTTTCTAATTGCCCTGTCCTTGAAAATTTGAGTTTGGAAGACTGCAGTTTGTCTGATATGAGGAATTTCTGTATCTCAATTCCTACACTGAAACTCTTGAAAGTTTACACATGGGATGAGGATGGTTTACAAGACTGTGCTTTCAAAATTAATGCACCAAATCTAGTATCACTTACCTATTGTGGTCGTGTGGCAAAGGAATATATTCTTTCCAGCTTTCAAACACTAGAATCTGCAGAAGTTCTCTTTTGTAAGTATGAT GCTCTCTCCATCATGGATGACTGG TTACTTCCTTTATTAGCATCTGCACTAGAACCTGGCTCAGCTGCTGCTCCTGCCTTGACTGCTTACTGA
- the LOC113331393 gene encoding uncharacterized protein LOC113331393 has translation MDVLNKVLNHYYMNLRGIHYLGFDFLLDRYLEGIQRIVEIGILSMCNSDTLETAEHIILHCPFAREVWSLTPYKDQIAHDANLNISMTEWVSKWLSDSSLKDIVVDDKSLNYHTNARTGLKLVNDTAQYPNSVVTLTDSTPVQPDGMDYSAVTCNLPVDGTIVYCDASFDKHTNLSGIGLIMNDVARKFLGFKTISGVARNAEEAEILAVLEAILWAKAQGKSDVCLISDAKVVLDCLNFNNNQLSWFNNSILDDCRSFTDSFSSIRFEFLNRSFTHLADVAAKHCRTFRINGEWFGMKPNFLSLNNFNSILI, from the exons ATGGATGTGCTGAATAAAGTACTAAACCACTACTACATGAATCTAAGAGGCATACATTATCTAGGTTTTGATTTCTTATTGGATAGGTATCTAGAAGGAATTCAAAGGATAGTCGAGATTGGTATATTAAG CATGTGTAATTCTGACACTCTTGAGACTGCTGAACACATTATCTTACATTGTCCATTTGCTAGGGAAGTGTGGTCTCTTACTCCCTATAAAGACCAGATTGCTCACGATGCTAATTTGAATATATCTATGACTGAATGGGTTTCGAAGTGGCTTTCTGATTCGTCTCTGAAAGATATAGTAGTGGAT GATAAATCTCTTAATTATCATACTAATGCTAGGACAGGGCTAAAATTAGTGAATGACACTGCACAATACCCCAATAGTGTCGTTACTCTAACTGATTCTACACCTGTGCAACCTGATGGTATGGACTATAGTGCTGTCACTTGTAACTTACCTGTGGATGGTACAATTGTTTATTGTGATGCTTCTTTTGATAAACATACTAATCTTTCTGGAATTGGACTGATAATGAACGATGTTGCAAGGAAATTCCTTGGGTTCAAGACCATCTCAGGCGTAGCGAGAAACGCCGAAGAAGCTGAAATACTTGCTGTCTTAGAAGCCATACTCTGGGCAAAGGCGCAAGGAAAGAGCGATGTCTGCCTTATTAGTGATGCGAAAGTAGTTTTAGATTGCTTAAATTTCAATAATAACCAATTAAGTTGGTTTAACAACTCTATTTTAGATGATTGTAGGTCCTTTACAGATTCTTTTAGTTCTATTAGATTTGAATTCTTAAACAGAAGTTTTACACATTTGGCTGATGTTGCTGCCAAACATTGTAGAACTTTCAGGATCAATGGGGAATGGTTTGGAATGAAGCCGAATTTCCTCTCTTTAAACAATTTTAATTCAATTCTAATCTAA